Within the Desulfovibrio oxyclinae DSM 11498 genome, the region GCGTCCGTCCGGCGTCTTCACGCCTTCGAGCCACTTGGCAACGATGTCCTGATTGTCGGTGATCCAGCGACGCGCGACGTCGGCCGGATCTTCTTCCTTGTAGCCGTAATCGTGAATCCACATGCTCTGGGTTTCAGCGGTGACGTAGAGCTGGGAAAGAAACTTGGCCAGCTGCGGATAACGGGTGTCGAAATCGGCGTTGGCGATGGTGTGCACCTTGCTCTGGCTGACGAGCTTGGTGGTGTTTTCGGTGCCTTCAAGGAACTTGATGTCCATGAGGACGTCCATCCAGTGGGGCTTCCAGCAACCGAAGACCACGGCTTCATTCTGGCGCATCTTGTCGCGGGCCTGACCGAGCATGATGGGCGTGGTGCTTGCGACCTGTTCCCAGTCGCCAAGGCCGTCGGCGTTGGCCTTGATCATTTCGTCCACGGCGGTGTGCATGCCGGATCCGGCTTCGATGTTGTAGATGG harbors:
- a CDS encoding ABC transporter substrate-binding protein, which encodes MQKKNIVFFLTFCLVLAISSTAFAKDAIRFATPPWPGVTVKTEVVCQISESLGYETEQLQVGPPIIYKGMPQGDVDVYLAAWVPAQNDMLNPVLEEGNVEILGTNLDEAIISLCVPTKTWEEGVRSVADLDKYADKFDHTIYNIEAGSGMHTAVDEMIKANADGLGDWEQVASTTPIMLGQARDKMRQNEAVVFGCWKPHWMDVLMDIKFLEGTENTTKLVSQSKVHTIANADFDTRYPQLAKFLSQLYVTAETQSMWIHDYGYKEEDPADVARRWITDNQDIVAKWLEGVKTPDGRDATEVVAAAFK